The Calonectris borealis chromosome 6, bCalBor7.hap1.2, whole genome shotgun sequence genome contains the following window.
TAGTACAGTCTCCAATACTGCAGCTATCTATGACCCGGATGTCCTCAGAAAAGCTTAGGACAAAGGAGAATGGAAAGGAAACACCCTCCTGGAAAAGGAGGATATAAGTATAGCAGAGCATAGTTTAACACCCACCTCCCCACTTCAAACAAATCACATTTATTACAACTTTGCTTCATATTTACTTAACATACACCTTGGAAGTTGTAGCTGTAGCTAATGCCACGGTTAAAATAACATTCCGCATCTACTTACACTGCATCACGGGAGGCAccatgcaaaagcagcagctcaaCAATGCTCACATGCCCATTCTTGGCAGCATCATGAAGCGGCGAGTCGTTCTGATACCCCGTAGTATTCACTAACGCCTTGTATTGTAGCAACAGCTCCACCACTTCTTTGTGCCCATGATTACATGCCTCGTGCTAGTTGCGTAAATCCGTAAGAGAGGAAACTCAAGTGAAACAGAATTCAGAGGAAGGACTTCTGTCACACCAGTTAACACATTCATTTTCAAACACCTCTCAGTAGATGGTCAGGGAAGACGACACCAGGATACTGCATTACATTCCTGACATGAATTAACCTTGGAACCTTGCACTaataaaaagcacagagaagaacTGAACAAAGGCCAATTGTGTGCAAATTAGACTACAGGGAACAAAGCCTCCCAGATTACAAACTCTGTCAAGAATATTCTTCAGGAGAGGAAGAAGTCATGGTTGAAAAGAACCTTGTGTTTATATTCTGTAATTCAAGTGAGCAATTTTTTCATTCAACTACTTGATATATTTCCAAAATGGTAAAAAACACTGAGGACATTAAGAACTCATAAAATATACACATTGTCTGCAATTGATCGTTTTCTAGTTATCATAGTtgtattttctgcatttgcagaatCGCAGGCTGAGAGATTTCTTGGCATGCCCTACCCCAGCAAAGGAGAGTTGGATTTGGGCAGGTCAGTAGAtgctaataaattattttaaacttgtttATCATCACTTCTTCACTTTGCATAATTCTTTGTCACCTCAAAGCGTGTAAAGGGAACAAAAGtatgggagaggaaaggagggatGAAATAAAATCTTACTAGAAGACAGATGACAGAAAAAAGTCTTCAACACTCACCAGTGGTGTCCAGCCAGCATTATCTTTGACATTGGGATCTGCCCCATTTTTCAGCAGCTGTTCAACAGCTGCTACATCACcctacataggaaaaaaaccatagttATTAAAAAGTAATGAAGAAGATACATAAAGATAACAAAAATTTACGACATGCAGAATTATAAGTTTAGctgcaataaaaatgtaatgaTACAAGTCTTCCATTTAGATATTGTCAGGATAACAAAAACTCAGCTGGTTTGGAGACCATGGTTTATCATTACTGTTCATTTAGAAGCACCTACACattttacacaaatatatatttttagataaaaaCGATGCACAAAACAGACAACTCAGAATAAATGGACAAGTTTGTGCTGATTGCAATCTGTCCACTAGAGCCAACTGCAATGATTAAAATCAGGAACCTTTATTCAGAATTTCCTTGTCCTtcagactggatttttttcaaactaaTCTAAATAACTGGCTAGAAACATGCATAGGTGAAATAGATTAATAAGCCTGACAAGCTTCTATAAACTGTTTTTCcacaagtgaaaaggaaaagggaaggggaaagagttTTATTTAACACTGCAATTACTACTCATGTTGAATCTCACTGGCACTTTCTCTGACAGTTACTCTaccaaaatagttttcatttgctttttggaaACACACTATATTCAGTTTTTACTATAAGCAAGGAAATGTACTTGGAAAAAGGTGGAAACTGATGCAGAGATTATGGGAAGAGGAAAGAGGCTGACTAGAGACAAGGCGAAGGAAGCATCTGGGCAGAATTTGTGAATCAGAGGTTTTGACGCTCTTAAAAGTCAAATATAAGAGAGAAAGTTAGTAATAAGATTGGAGCATACACAGATGCAGCTATAAATAGGCAAGGAGAAGCCTCCTGCGGCAAGCTGAGGCAAGGAAATCTCTGCAGTGCAGGTCGTCTTAAAAGCAGGTGGGGAAAGTAACCCAAAGAGACTAAAACCAAACAGATTCTGACCCCGTACTCCTTTCACAGCACCGTCCGCACCCCAGCATATTGGTATTTAAAACTCACTTTGCGCCACGTCAGCCAGTTCCTGCTTCTGGTATTTGTTACTACAGAGCAGCAATTGCAAAGGTCTGCCCTACTGGAAGAGGCACCATGAATTCTGTTCCAAAATTTTTGCTGCAATGCTGGGAACCCTCCCACAGCTGCAGGTACACAGCTAATGGGTCCAGGCTGTCCCACACCTCTCAGCATCGGGTACCACCTCTCGGCCAGAGCAATGATCTACCTGCACTATTGCAGATTAGGAGCAGTTACACTCCATTTCTCAGCTGACAGAGtaacagggaaggaggagatTGCCAAGTGTCACCTAATGACCAAAACTACCTAAATAATGCAAGCTTTTCAAAGGCTAAACTAGCATAGTAGGCCTCAAGTTTCTGCATGGCTTGCCACTAATGCcccaattctttttattttaggttttgaggTATTTttgggtagggtttttttggttttgttttgtttgggtttttttgtttggttggttttctgggttttgtttgtttgtttgttttggttttttaggaTCTACCCCAACCAAGCATTTCAAGATGACCACTAACACTTTACCTAGACCAGGGTATTGTGATTCCCAATGAAGAGACTAATATACAAACTGATATCTAGCTCTTGCCCTTGGCCAAACTtgcaatatataaaatattaggACCTGGAGGGGGGAAGAGAAGTTTAATCCATGACATACAGGAAGTTCCGGGCCCGTAAGTAGTAGCAAGTCAAGGAATTCCTAACTCGCCACAGCATACCTTAGAAAAAGTGTGAGAATATTAAATTAAGctttaaatacaacaaaaataaacttaATCCCATTTTTTGTTATCAAGGAACACTTTGGAAAAACAGAATAGCTTTAATCTTCGCTCTTCAGAGAAAATATTAAGGCAGATTCTGCTCAGCAGAAATAAATCCAGCAAGCAACAATTGGAAACTCAAAATTCACCAAAAAAATGCTGAGAACCATCAGCTTTACAACAGTCAAACAAATTAACATATCAGAGATAAATTTCATGTATTACATTCACAACCTAGATGTCCCAACAAAATGTTACCTTTCAAAGCAATTAAAGAATACGCTGCTGTTAGAATACTTTATGGTTGCAAGGTAATAGACATGCATCAAATCTGAAGAGCTATTCAGAGGCAGCTAAGACAGCGCTCAGCATTAGACCTTTTTCTACAGAAAGAAGATACAATTAGCTATAATGAGTGAGATCTGAGCTTATCATATAAAGTTAAGTTTGCAAATACATACAGCAAGGGTTTGACATTTCAGGAGTACTCCGTTAGAGCAGTAAGCATAGCTAATAATTTGTGTGGGCATTAGGTAGTATCACAGCTTTTCAGAACAGTTATGTGAACGTTGATTTGTAAAACATTACTGCAGTTTTATCAAAGGAAATGTTGCTGGTGTGGACACCAGTACTGACAACATCCACAGAATGAAATCGAGGTCTAAGTCAAAATTAGAAAATTGGCATTTTGCTgtttacagcagaaaaatattgtCATCACCTCAGCTGTAAATGGAACCTGCTCCCTGCAACTGGCACCTAGCAATGAGAGTGACAGAAAGGGAGGGGAAGCTGTCATGCCAGCTGTACTGCGCAATGCCTGGATAGGTGCTGTCAATCAGGATTACAAGAGATATGTTAACAAAACTGTTCATAGCTAGGAGAACACGCCTTTTGTCCCCTCAGAGGCTCTTCAGTCAGTTACTATATTGCGAATATTTAGTTAAAAAGGGGAAGACGAAATTTTAAGAAGCAGATCCTTAGCAGACATGCGCTAGGGTCCCTCCTGCAAAGAGGACCACCATCATCTGATAGTGATGCACAAGTAAAAAAAAGTGCAGTTAACACATTGACCACTTCTATCAGAGTTGATGGAATTACTCACACATTTAAAAGTTAATAAATGTTTTGCTCAACTCTAAACAAGAAAGGCCACCTGGTAAGAGCAAGTCCTAGCCACAAATATCAATATACTATGTGTCTTTCCTCCACAAGAAAGCGGAAGAGACTACACCTATACCCACCTATTGCTTTGAGATTACTTATTCAAACATGCTTCATAAAGTCGTGTTTTGACTACTACTGAAACAGACTTTGTACATTTAGCCCCTTGAGTTTACTTGATCTAGCAATGCCAGCATAAAATCAGCAGTCCCAAATACGGAGTCATAACCGTACCAGACGATACGAGGAGGGGCCCTCACAGCTTGTCTTAGCAGTCTGTAGCAACAGCAGAGTGGAAACGTAACTGGAGATACTACTTGTTCAGAAGTAGAGAACAGGACAAACACCAGGTAGAAAAATGCTAACGTTAACAATCCACAgggaagtgtttatttttaaatctcattatCAATGAAGGATTACAACCAGCTTCTGAAGAGGCAGAAACTATGTAGAATGTAAAATTATCCTTTtggaagaaacaaagcaaaggacATTTTAAGCTCATAACCAAACTTATGCATAGTGACAATGCAATAATGCAACGGGTTTGCTCTTCCTCTGCGACAGCCTAAGGGAGCTCTGAAAACCATAGAAGCAAGAAAGGCATTGGGGTCATCTGTTGGCAGATCTAGAAGACAGCATTAGCTTACACAGAGAAGGGTATTTACACAGCTTTACAAACACTTCCCTCCCAATGAGAATTTAGCTCCTGCAGACACAGATGGCGTAAGCCCAGAAAACCATCCTCACTTGGCTTAGACaaggtttttccttttgtttttgttttttttccccccaagtcaATTGTGTCACAATGTTAATGCAGACAGTTCGTTAAGGCAAGTGTTCTTTTAGCCCTATTTtctaggtggggttttttttttttccccattttacccTTTACTATTTCCATTAACCATAGATATTTTCCACCCGAAAGTCGCAATTAAATTATTAAGTTAATGAAAACGCATTCTACCAGTTCAAAAAAGACAGATCCAAATAATTAAGGCAGTACATGAAGATGAAGCTAAAAACCCGTATCATATCAACCAAACACTTCTCCCTTTATTTGCAAAGGTAACCAAGTGACTTCAATCTTTAGGTCAAACAAATGAACGAAAGAACCCATCCAAATACATTTGCTTGTTTAAGTTATGGCAGGGGGGGAGGAAAACAAGGTTATTTACAACTCATAATAAGTGGTCAAAGAGAGCAAAAATGAGTCACAGAGTGTTTATAATAATTGTGAATGCTCCAAGCAACTCTTTCCAGGAACCAGCGAGTTTCTCACCTCAAATTTCTCTAAATTAATTCCCTACCCAGCAGACCATTTATTAACTTTCAAGTAGCTATGCTTAacctttaacaaaaagaaaacattcaagaaGTTAAGTTTAACCCACCTCAGAAACAAGAGAAGTAACAACTAAGCATTATcaaaaaagaaatggcaatttGTTTCTAGGCTTTCAAATCAGTATTTGGAAGATGGATTGCTTTGACTCATGGCCAGTTTTCATATTCTTAAGTTCTGCATTTGAAACTATTACACTTCTTCATATTTGTCTTAAGCTACCTGCTGGATACCACCCATAGTGAGGAGGCTGCTTACCATTCCAATACCACTTGGCTTTAACATTAGAGAATCAAATGTCAAACTACAACTTCAAACCAGTCTCAGGTGCTACACCTGCATCTGAGGCATCCTGCTAGATTCTGCCAGCAGGCCTCATTTCTCCAGTGAAATGGGTATTATACACACAGCTAAGTCACCTGCCACACAAAATCATGAGGTCTGGACAAAAAGACCTTGGACCAACGGACACAATCATTCACTGGGAAGCAGCTGGCAGGAACAATGCTGTCTATCCACTGCCTTTTGCTCAGGGGAGGCTGTGCAGCAGCACAACTCCCCTCTTGTACCTAAAGGCTCAagaggaaaggcaggagaggagacgTTCCTCCCACGGACATGGGTGACCCAACACTCAACCATGATACATACCCATCTGGTACCAAAAGCGAGGAACTGCATAGCTGACTAGGTCAGAGACACCTGAAAAAGGATCTAAAAGGTATTCTAACGTTGGCCATCACATGCTCACAAAATCACAAAATCTTCTTGCACTCTTTCTAATGTGTCATTAACTGGtaacaaagcaataaaaaggaagaacagtCTCACAGGCTCAGAAGGAATTATCTAATAATTATTACAGTGTTAAGTATAATGAATATGAAGAATCCAGCACAGCAGGCTAGCCAGGGTGAAGCCTTTATGAAGGCCCTCCTAGTCAACTGTCAAAACTAAAGGGTCCCTGGAACAGGAGGTAACCAAAACTGGTCCCAGTGCtccttctccagactaagcagATGCTCTGCAcagatgcaatttcttttttcctcagaacaGGGACAACTCTCTAATTGCTTTTAACTTGAAGcataaaaatcaaaaccttttccCAGCTACCTCCCATCCATTTCTTTGTAACAGTGCGGTTGTTGCCATGGTCCTATGTTATCCTATTGCATTGCAGTTCGCTATTCCTCTTCCTGGAATCCATAGTGGCAGCGATTCCACATCACCTCCCTTGTCAATGCATAAGAAACACAGGCACAACCAAGACCTGAAATTCTGTACCAAGAAactatgggtttttttctctccgtAATAGAGAGATTTTAAGCAGATTTAAGACTCTATATTAACTAGTTAAGTAGTACTGTGCTGCATTTTTAATTGCCAGGTAAGAGCTAGTCCTGTGAACAACTCattatttcactgtaaaaaaattcctATGCGGAAGGGCTATTGCTTGGGCAATTTCCCACCAGTTTAGAATATTAGGAGTGCAATGGGTCACgttttgtattttaaactaaTTGGAAGTTTTATCTTTAATGACTATGAAGGAAGATAAACATGACTGCTGGTTGCTATGGGAAGagccacatttattttaatttattagtttAACTCAGCATTAAGTTCAGCCACACTAGAACCTTTCTTGAGAACCATTTTGATTTCAGTAAGTTAATAACTAGTTGTAGTAAACAGGGACAATCCCTCAGAATCATTTGAAACAGCACAATACTCTTAATTTTAATGCCTGACAATGTTGTTTATTATctcttttaaataacaaaaaaaggagaactcAATTAGCTTTAATTAAATTCAGGGTATTAGACCCTAACAGCTAatgaaaataatacagatttatttttataattaataaagTCCCAGAGAATTAGACTTTATTTCACTTTGAGGGGAGGGTGGCAGCTACAAGTCTGTTTCCCATTACACACATGGAAAAACGTTACTGGctgtggaaaaaataacaaaaaaaatcacctataaaacaaaactggaagagaaatatttcttccataaacagaaaaaatgacagggctattttgaaaaaaaaaacacaatgaGAATATACATATAGCAGAGAGCTTAGTATTTTCAAGACCAGCTTCTTTGAGAAAACACATTTATCAGTTCTATAGCAGGGTTTCTACAGCCTAGAAGAGCTATCTAGAAACATACAGGTTATACAAAAGATATTTgcatgcaaaaaaatgttttcttgcaaTTGCCACACATCCCCAGCAGATTCATAGCAATTAATCTACTACTATTTCTTGTTTACTGCTTCACAAAGTAAAATGTTAGCAAAACCCATGACCAATAGTTCTCTATAAAGACCAAGTCCTCACATCATGTTGGCTTGAGCAACTTAGTCTTAATCCACTTCGACATGGACTAGTAACTGTGCCAGCATTTACTGGCTACCAGGGGATGCAGCATCTTAGGAATGCCATAATTAACGTATATAACAAGAACAAAGAACACCACAGATGAAAGGAGATAATCTGTATAGATCCTTCTATAGATTAGGATCTGAGGTTCAGAGACAGTAAAATAACTTTCTCAGAGTTGCACTGGAAGTTTAGTAGCTGGAAATGGAGATACATGCAAGTAAACAAAGACCATAACCAAAAGACCACTCTCCTTGCCTTATTTTAATTACCTTTAAAAGAGAGTGGTAACTCTGAGATCACCCTGAAGCCCTACCTAGTTAAACAAGCCTTTACTAATGAGCACCTCAACACAAATGGAATTGACGAATTAAAATCACAGCAGAACTAATGAGGAACAGAAGCAACTTCCCATTTTAGCTCAATAATTATAAACATTAAAAGAAGACACCAAAATGAATTCACACACAGGACTGGAAAAAGCATTCATGTGTCTGCCCACCTCACTGCCTACACTACAGCTGGAGGTCAGCTTTGCAGCCCACTGAAATAGCCTTACCCTTTCTCAGAGGGCTGTACCAATGCCAACAGGCGATGCCAGCCAcacttactaaccttggatagcCAAAacttgtttattctttttatctATAGCATCAATCGTTTAATTTTTACTCATTTATCTTCAAAATTCTTTGCAATGAAAAACCACATTATCGGTATATTATTGTTTACTCCAAATCTCACAATAAGTATCAGACATATAGCTGGAAACCACACCTGTGTGAAAATTTGTCAAGgtagatcaatttttttttagaaccaGTCAGTCATAATAGTATTCTTTACAAATTCCCAGAAAATCACGGAAGGATAATTTGTAAAcagtgttttaataaaaaggaatataCAGGACTTATGATGAGAGGTAACAAGAGATCCATTCTTTAAAGCTCTTGAGTCCTGTGAGgacaatgtttcattttcttctccgTAATTCCATATTAATGGCATCAAGTAAGATGCCAACTCAGCTGCCACTTCCATTTAAAAAGGGCTCATGCAGCAGGAGTGGCTTATTAGAATGCCTTTGAAGAGGACACAGTTATTTATCAAGAACAGTCCTTGTCTCAACAAATAGAAATGCTGTATAAATGTCAGGATGCTTACAGGTGAATCAATTCTACCAGTATAGGCAGTTTACTAACCACACAGTATTTCCGTATTATGATTTAGCACAAAGTACATTTAAATTGCCAGACTACAAACTCTTTGAAACGACCTCTCAGAAGAGAGCTGCCATATTAGTGCATCTGATGAGTCAACTGTAAGCATTCAGCTCACCCTACCTGCATGCAGCTTTTCCATAGTAATAGGGGAGGACAGGCCTTGCAAAAAGCAAAGCCATGAAGCTCCACCACAGCAGGAATTGGCCAAGATAACAACAGCAAAAGGAGTGACAGCTGTCATTCCAAGAATAACATTGATCCTACACAAAAGCGAAGTCTACTGAGAATATCCCCACTCTCTCCTAATTCTCCCTTCTCCATTAGCTGTGAGGACAACATGCTCAGAGCACAGGGCTCAGCATGGGAATCACGGGGTGCAGCACTTAGTTTCTCTTGAGTCAACACTTGCATCAGATGGAGGATCTCAAAGATTATGAAATAGTCCACCTCAATTAAGGTTCCATAGAGTTATCTTTATATAGGTAATTCAGATCTTGTCCTGGCTGAGTTACCAGGTCAAGTTAAGCTGATCAAGATCACTCCGTGCGATCTGAAATACTTAGCTAAACTCCTCATGACAAATCACAGAGACAGCTTTCTGGCACATAAGGCAGAAACATTTGAATGCTTATCACTTCCTAGAACTCATAGGTATAACTGACACTGTAGTACATTGAGTTTCTCAAGTATAACCATCTTTGATTATTCCAATAGTCGTTTCTTTATGAAATCAGAGAATCAGGTTGGAAACTCCCCAATAAACCTAGAAGAAAAAGACCACAAGATGAGTTTTCCCCCCTCAGATATAGGATGTACTGAAGTAACTGCTTTCcaggatatttttaatataacattgTCTTTTTAAACCCCTGTTTAAAGTTGAACTAGAAGATGACGGTCCTACCTTGATGGAAGCAACATGGAGCAAAGACTCTCCTTTGTAATTTCTTCTGGCAATTGTGTTACCACCAGGGGACTTCAACACAGAAGGACCGTGTGGTATTCCTACTTGATTACAAGTCTTAGAAGTAGGTGGGGTAGAGGGAGATTTTGAAAGTGAAGGACTATATATTGCTTGAAAGACTGCAGAGCTTCTTGTCTTCATTACGGTGTCAGTGAGTTTCGATACAGAGGAAGAAATCCGAACTGGTGTCTTGTGTTCAGTCGCTGGGGAGATGGCGCAACCCTGAGATAACTCCTTTAAGCAATCTGCTTGACTGACTGACTTCCCAATAATGCTCCTCTCAGCTCTTCTTGGTCTTTTAGACTGAGAAGTAACTGGAAGTCTGGATTGCTCCCTTCGACGTTTTAAAGGTGTAGTTTCATTCGATATTGACAGTGATGTCTCTGtagcacaatttttttccttgctgactTGCGCAGGGCACGCAACCTCACTGTTATCTTTCTTCTCTGAGGATTTTACCTGGGGCGATATTtccacattttctgtatttttgctggaGTCAGCTTCCTTTACAGACTCCTGCTGAAGTGTCTCTTCAGGGCTATTTGGTTCTGGAGTGCACAGGACTACCGGTTGACTGCAGATGGTCACACACTTTTCCTTGGGAGTCTTCTCCTCAACTCCTCCTTTCTGCTCAGGCTTCTCTAAGCGCCACACTTTGTTAATGTCTGCTAGAcgtttcttctttgttttcttactcTGTCTCTGTGTTGGCTTTTTTGTCAGCTTGGAGGGATTTTcatgaggaggggaaggaaagaaatcatAAATTGAAGATGCGTCTTGACAAAGGTCGTCGCTTTTAGTCTCAGGCTGACTCTTGTTCAGGACACATCGAATCTTCCTACTTCTTGGGCTGAACCACATTTTTATCTGttccttcttattcttttttccaaagtctGAGACAGTTGGTGTGGACA
Protein-coding sequences here:
- the BARD1 gene encoding BRCA1-associated RING domain protein 1, with amino-acid sequence MREVLCGRSGNRPAPGGQTLTADPMAPPGPPWARTRAALGRLERALSCSRCAGILRQPVSLGQCEHVFCLSCVGDCVGTECPVCHVPAWVQDAQINRQLDNMIQLCSKLRHLLGADTSDSTEDMSTPTVSDFGKKNKKEQIKMWFSPRSRKIRCVLNKSQPETKSDDLCQDASSIYDFFPSPPHENPSKLTKKPTQRQSKKTKKKRLADINKVWRLEKPEQKGGVEEKTPKEKCVTICSQPVVLCTPEPNSPEETLQQESVKEADSSKNTENVEISPQVKSSEKKDNSEVACPAQVSKEKNCATETSLSISNETTPLKRRREQSRLPVTSQSKRPRRAERSIIGKSVSQADCLKELSQGCAISPATEHKTPVRISSSVSKLTDTVMKTRSSAVFQAIYSPSLSKSPSTPPTSKTCNQVGIPHGPSVLKSPGGNTIARRNYKGESLLHVASIKGDVAAVEQLLKNGADPNVKDNAGWTPLHEACNHGHKEVVELLLQYKALVNTTGYQNDSPLHDAAKNGHVSIVELLLLHGASRDAVNIFGLRPVDYAESEKMKSVLMLPVKNESFSLNQPSEALSPSQRRDGPLGILGSNLSSEQQNLLDKLATVLKARRCTEFNSRVTHLVIPDVPMPSTVKCMMAVLTGCWVLKFEWVQACLQTTVREQEEKYEIQGGPQRGRLNREQLLPKLFDGCYFYFLGSFNRHQKSDLVELVKAAGGQILVRQPKPDSDVTQTINTVAYHAESTSDQRFCTQYVIYDVSSKFKPEKIRQGKVWTAPSSWLIDCVMSFQLLPVK